A segment of the Chlorocebus sabaeus isolate Y175 chromosome 15, mChlSab1.0.hap1, whole genome shotgun sequence genome:
GCCCTGCATGTATGCCATGCTGTCATCCTGCTGCAGCTCTGGCTGGGCCTGCAGCCTTTCCCCAAGAGCACCCAACACAGCAAGAAAGCTCACTGAAATCCACCCCTTTCCCTCCAGTCCACTCTCAGGACCTGGGGTGGGATGGACTCTGTGCCCTTCCAAATAAACCTTGCTAAGTCCACCTCTGTGCAACCTGCTTGGAGGTAGGGGCAACTGATGCCTGGTCCAGGCTGTGAGGGACATGTGTGGGACAGATAAAGAATTCACTGAAGCAGTCCTAAGAGGCACTTTATTGCATAGGATTTGGGGACTGTGGCTCTCTCCCCTTCCACTGTGCTGCAGGGAGCTCAGAGGATGGAGGGGAGGgtgagtggggtgggaggagcggGAGAGAGCACAGGCAGGCACTTCTTGTGGGGGCAAGAGGGCTCTAGGGAGGGAGTAAGAAGCAGTGGGGGACAGGCTGGCACCAGCCTACACCTTCCCAGCACCAAGAGGCCAGTCCTGGGCGGCAGTGTCTTTAGTGTGTTGGGTGGGGCGCCAACCCAAGCAGCAGCGGGCAGCCTTCACACGTTTGCTGGGCTGTAGCACAGCAGGTGTAGCTGCAGGTTCTGGTCCCAGTGGCGCAGTAGCAGGAAGAGCCCCCGGGCTGCGGCCTTGAGGGCGGCCAGGTCAAGGCCGTCAGGCAAGTGCTGGGCCCGCAGCCAGCAATCAGCCTTGGCTGCTGTCAGTTCCCACTCGCCAAAGGCAGCAGCGCATCGGTGCTCTAGCCAGGCCAGCGCCACGGCAGTGGCCCAGGTCCGGCCCCGCAGGTCGGTGCCGCCCAGCCCTTCCGCCCCCTCCGAGGCCTCGGTATCTGAACCCCGCCCACTGTCCACCTGGCCTGGACCCTCGGAGCCCGAGCTGGGGGACGGGCTGCAGGAGGCTGTGGCACTGTCACCCTGACCAACACCAGGGCCTAGAAGTGCCCAGGGCAATGAGGCCgaggtggggctgaggctggCACGGTGCACGGCAAAGGGCGAGGCGCGGCAGAGGCGCTCCTGCGAGATGCGCACAGCGGCACAGAAGGGCGCGTCCAGGCGGAAGGAGCCTGGTGCCTCCTGCAGCCGCACCTGAGGAGAGAGGAGGTGGGGGGAGAAGCGAGCTTAGACAGCGCCTGGCCCCGGCGGcgccaccctccacctcccgagtcCTCACCAGGGGCAGGTAGTCATGGTCGATGCCTTCACTGTTGTTGGCCTGGCCCAGGTCAGGTCTACAGGGTTTGTGACGGTGGCCCAGGCTAAGCCGAGAGGGAGGACGGGGAGGTGGGCGGCGAGGACCTTCCATGGGAGTGGCAGCGTCCCCCAAAGCACACTTGGAGTTGCCATTTTGGTCCGAGTCCCAGGCGCCTGCTGGAGAGCCTCCCTGAAGTCCTGCAGTGGGGATCATCAGTGCCAGCGGGTGGTCTCTAAGTCCAAGTGCCCCTACCCTTTCCCTACCTTTAGAGTAGACAACAGTAGGCAGAGGAGCTGCATCTAGACAGCTGTGAGCGGCAGGTGGGGTTCCTGGGGGCTCAGCTGGCTCTGCAGGGACACAGGGGACAGGAGTCAGGTTTGTCCAGGAGAGTGGCCAGTGAGGTGACAGCTGCACCTGAGAGGTCACCAGAAGAGGCCCCTACCTGAGCTGCACACTTGCAGGACCCCAGGCAGGACCTCCCTAGTGGTAGCATCCACAGCTACAGGGCAAGTGAAGCAGGAAGGGGCAGAGCTGACCTTACTTGTCTGAAGGGCTCGAAGCCAGCATCTCCGGGCATGGCCTGTGGAACCAAGGAGTGGTCTGTGGAACCCTCACCACCCACCCTCTACAGAGGGCTCATAGAAAAAATTGCAGTGTTCTCCCCAGCTTCTCCCTCTATCGACTTTAACAGAGTAGATTGCCTTGCTAGGCCCAGAACCAGCTCAGACTCCCCGACTTTGACAAGAAGTGGTCAGGCTGAACCTTCAACCTCTAGCAGAACAAGGGCCCCCGGCTGCCCAGAATTCAGCACTCTGGACACCACCCAGAGGAAGCACCTTTTCTTCCACCTATTTCTGCACTAACAGAACTTGGAAATATTCTCTCTTCGTGATCCAGTGTGGTAGCCATAGTCACATAAGACTATTGAGTACTTCAGCtgtggctagtgcaactgagGAAATGAACTCTAAGTATTTTCCTAAATGACAAAGATTTGTTTTAATGTGTGGGTGCTCTGAATCATTACAGGATCACATTGCCCTCTGAGCTGGCTGCTAGGAAGCTTGTCAGTCCTGGATCCGATCCTTGCAAGAGTGTATCACCTCACAGCATGCACCTTTAATATAATATAACCTCATTctcagtttccttttatttttactttttcccatTGCCCTGCTTAATTTTTTATCTTGTCTGACGTGAGCCTCAAATCCTTTGTGATGAAAGTGAGTTATGGAGAGTGACCAAACACACAGACCTCTACCTTTGCTGCTTTTAGCCCATGCCTTTGGGCCCTGACTGGACCCATGAGCCACTCACCCCGGTCTGCTGTGGTCTCGGCCCCTCCTCGGAGGGCCAGCTGCTCATTGTCCCGGACCACAGAGGCTGCTGTCAGCCGATGGAGTGCTTGGTCCCAAGCAGCTTCTCTTACAGGAGGTGAGGGAGGCTGTGAGCCATCTCCAGGTCCCCACAGTGTCTCCAGCCCAACACCCACCTCCCAGCACATAGGCTGCTCCCCACACAGGCCCCGGATCACCACATGGCAGCGTGGAGCCTGGGGAGGCACTGCCGGAGGGGCTGACTCCCCACTGGGAGGCACAGCCGTGAATAAGAAGGGTGGTTCCATCAGCATGTCCCAGTCCATGGGGGCTGGGGAGAGCAGGCTTCCTGGGAAGGCAAGACGGGCATGAGCAGAGTGGTCCTCTGGGATTTACCTCCCCAAGGCCTCCTTGGTGTCAGGGAAACCAGCTCCCCATCCAACACTTACCTGAGTCATCCAGGCCTTGTCCCAGTTGTTGGCCTGGCTCAGGACTTGGGCCATCTAGTATTGCACCCAAAGAGGGTTTGCGAGGTCGGCCGGGGACTTGGTTTGCCCGGCCTGGAGGTGAAGAGAGGCTTCGGCCAGCCAGAGCCGCTCTGTGCTGACGGCCCAGCACCTCAGTACTCAAGGCCCCCACCTGCAATGTGAGATATGGGGGCCACTGGTCAAGGAATGCAGAACCCCTGACCATCATACATGGGTGCACAGCTGGCCCATGCCCCTTGTCTGAAACCCTGGGCGGCCACTCACCACCTTGAGGAGAAAGGCCAAGTTCCTTATGGCCTACAATGACCTCTGGCCTTGGCCCCTTCCCAGCGTCATCCCACTCCACTTCCTATTTCCCACTTGTGGTTGTTgcttgtctctgttttcattcatGTCTTCTCCCTCTCTGCATGACTACCTTGTGCTTATTCTTCCAGATACGGCTCTGACTTTCCTGACTCCCTCAAGCGGAGTTAGTCACCCTGACTTTAAGCCCCCATAATACATGTCCTTGTGCTCATCACTGGTTGTTACATGGTATTATCATTGGGGATTTAcccacctttctctctagctAGACTTAATAGTAAGCTCCACATaatgtctggcacacagcaggtggtaaataaatatttgctggataCAAGGCGAATGAATGTGGGTTGCATCATACCTTGAATGGAGCCAGTGTGGGTGCAGGCAGGGGACAGGAGCGGGAGCCTGCAGGTTCTCCCCAGGCCAGACTGCGGCAACCTTGCTGAGAAGGGGGCTCCAGGGGAGCACTACCTTCGGGGGAGCCAGGACCCTGGGAGCCTGGAGACTCACTGCTGCCTGTGGAGCCTGGGCCTGGCTCGGGGCTGGCAGAGCAGTGGGTGAGCACATACTGCTCCCGAATGTACGAGGACTGGAAGATGCGGCGCCATATGGCTGTGTCAGAGGAGGGGTTGGGTCCAGGGTCCGTGACTGGGTCTGTCAGAGCATCAGTACCTGCTGGGAGGCAGTAGAATGGACCCCAGCCCTGACCCCTCCCAGTATCCACTCCAACAtagccacacacatacacctgggCACTTACTCCGCTCCGAGTCCCCGGCAGCCCATGGGCTGGACAGTTCTGCTGACACAGTGCCTGTTCCCAGTGGCTCCGAGGTGCCAGTGGGGTCAGTGCCAGGGCTGGCAGCAGATGGGGCCTCTTCTGGGGATGGAAACACGGACCCACCCAAGCTCTGCCAGCCAGGCTCTTGGCCCTAGAGAGAGTATTATTGGGAAAAAATTAGCTGCAGTTATATGCTACCTCTTTCCAAACAGGATTTTTAGATGGCTTATAGCAAGAGGCAACAAAGCTAATAAACCAGAAACAAAAGACCAGTACTAAAGAAGGAGGAAGCAAACATGTTCACCGTAAGGCTTAATAGAGCTGCTGGGAAGCTGAGCTTTAAGTTTGGCCCTGAGCTCCCTGGCagccaggccaaaaaaaaaaaaaaaaaaaagtctattataCAGCTCTCATGATCAAAAAGGAGGAAGTATGCATAGTTCTTCTAAAGAGATAaggcttttcattaaaaaataactaccATGTCTCCAGCTCCTACTGTGTCAAGTGTCCTGCCAAAACTACTCACTTTATGACCCCTGATGACAGCCACCTGTGAACAACATCGTTTCCATATGAGGAAATGGGTCAgtgaggtgaagtgacttgctcaaatcAAATGGCTggcaagtgacagagctgggattagagattGCGTCTAGGTTATGCTCATCCATAACTGCGTGTCCCAGAAAATACATTGGCTGGTGCTTTCTGTAGGGAACTATGTGAAGCCTTGAGCAAGCCTTGACAGAAACCTCATGGCAAATGCGGGTACTGTTTTCTGTGGCTGTGTGCTTTAATGACCTTGGGTAAAAAATCAGGGGCAACACTTTGCAGGACAACTCAGTGGAAGACCCGATGAAGGCAGCAGGGTGTGGTCATCTTGGGGGACCCAGTGTGATCTCTGTGGAGCCCTAGGGGATAGTAGAGGAGCTTGGTAGAGAGAGGCACAGAGAATGGAAAAAGGGTTTGGAAGAGATGCGGGGACTTCAGCCATCCCAGGCCCCCCTACCACATCCTAGCCCCCCTACCATACCCTAGCCCAGGCCTACCCCTGGTGGACGGGGCCGGAAGCCATCCACCCTGAAGAGTGAGCAGTAACCGAGGAGCTGGTCCCCAGGGTAGAGTGCTGGGATCTCCCGGGGGGTCAGCAGTGCCTCCACGGTGTCGGGCACAAACCAGTCCACAGAGATATCACTCAGGGCAGGCTCCAGTGCCTTCCGCAGAGCCTGCACCAGCTGTGGGGTGGCCAGAGGGAGGACATGGGAGGGAAAGAGGTGTCATACAGCCAGACACAGCAGGAAGGCTGCCCTTCCCTTGATGCCATCTGCCCAGCCCCTGAGCTGGTGGGGCACAGGTTCAGGCTGGGGTCAGGAGGAGGAATGAGGGTAGGAGCAAGCAGGGGGCCAGAGTGCTCAGTTCTCAGGATCTGGTCTGTCTCCTGGCCTGAGCTTTGCCACATGGATGGAGCAGGACTGTGAAGAGGAGGCTCAGTTCCAGGACTAAATGAGATTCAGAGGGTGGTCAGAGACAGTGTCCCGACACCTTTGGCCTTCACAGCACCAACAGCTCTTCCCCGGTGGAGTGGGGAGAAGGCCTGGTGAGGGCGCCAGGAGCCCCCATGGCCTGCCTGAGTTCTGTTTCAGACTTGATGTGTAACTTGGAAGAAAAACTTTCAGGTGTAGGGAACAGGGCCCAGGCTCAAGCTCACCATgggctgcagcctctgcccaggCCTCAGGAAGTAGGCCTGGCCCCTGCTGAGGGCAGATAAACCCTGGAGCAGCTGGTGGCAGGTGGGCCCCAGCCCAAAGGAGAAGCATCTGATGAGGGAAAGGAAGCAGCTGTGATCTTCGGGAGCCCCTTGTGCGGGCTCAATCTTAGGCATCTGGCTCTGCCCATCCCATACCTGGCTGTCCCCCTGTGCCACCTCATGAGCTCCAGGGTTCGGTGGGTAGTGGCAGCCATGGgtgaggcagcagtgagcaggAACAGCTGCCGAGGGTAGGCCCTGTGCTGGGGCTGCCCCATGGCCCAGTCCAGAGCAGCCAGCACATCTGGAGGCCCGCTCGGAATCTTCAGGGTCTCAATGCTCTCACAGATCAGCTGCACAGCGTCCTGGAGAGAGAAGGCACAGGCTGGGACGCACTGGGCTGAAACCTCTATGTAAGACCCCCAGAATCCCTGGACCACACTCACATCACTGCAAGGCCGGCTCTCTGGGAAGAGTGGCTGCACCAACGTCCCAAACACGGCCAGGTTGATAAGCGTCTGAGGCGGGAGGGACTTCACAGCCAAAACAATGGCATCCTGTGGAGAGCCAGGGAGGGCGGCATGAGGCCGGCCCCATGGGCCCTGATAGAGAGCAAGGGAAGCCAGATCGCTGCCTTATCCAGGCTGTGATTCAAATGAGAGGCTGTGGTAACCTGGGAGAGGTCCTGGATGTTAGGGAAAGCCTCTGTGCCAGTGAGCCCccgagtgtgtgtgagagactgTGTGTGGGACTCTGGAGGTATACATGAAACTTCAGTCTCCCCGTGATTGGAGTGACTCCCTGTGACTGAGTGCGAGTCTATGTATGAGAGGCTCTTGGAATCCTGGAGAGACGTGTGTGCGTGGATATGAGCAAGAGAGCGTGACAGTGTCTGTTTGGTGGTTGCAGCAAGGCTGCTCTCTGCAGGAATCCCCTGAGGAGTTGCCATCTGCTTCCTCTTTGGAAGATGGTGTTTGAAGCAACAAggtaactcctggcttcaagaggcTGCCCCCAGCCCACCACAGACctactgccccaccccacccccaggcctgCCCACACCACACCCGCACGGGCCTTGTGTGCCGCGCTGCTGCCATCCAACAGGAAGAgtagctcccgagtagctgtccCCAGGTGTCCGGGCTTGGAGCTCAGGTCCGGGCAGAAGCTCAGCACCAGCACAGGGTTCAGCAGGATGTCCTTGTGGAAGCGTCGCTGCAGGAACCACACCTGAGCAGGGGAGTCccaaatcagcctgggcaaggcTTAGTGCTACTTTGTTGAGGCTGGGCAGTGGGACTGGCTCTGGGGCCTTTTTCTGTCTGATCCACCCAGAGGGGACATCTTTTTGTAGTAATTAGAATAAAGGCAGGGGCAAAGGCTGGTGGCTGTCCTCTGTTTATATCAGACCTAGCCTCCATCCTCTGAGACACACCCCAGAAAGATTCACATCGGCCCTCCAGTGACAGTACTCATCTGCCCTCTGTGATGGGGGGGTGGCAGCTGTGGAGAGATCTTGCTGAGAAAGAGGCCTCCCCGTGCCCATCCCAATGTAAGCCTGCTTGCCTGCTCCTTGTGCACAAATGCAGCCAAGGCTGGGGGCCAGGCCAGGCTCCTATGGCAGTACCTGCCGGTCCCCATCACTGTCCCTTCGCTGTAGCCTCTGGAAATCTCGGCGGGCCCTTACCCGGGCCTCATATTCTGCTGAGCTCAGGCTGCCGCCCTCCAGCATCAGGTGTGGCTGATGGGGTTCTGAGAGGAGAGGACACAATTCTGTCAAGGAAGTCCCTGCCTCTGGACCCCAAGTGCCCAGTTTCACTGTCCGGGAGGAGCCTGCAGGTCCAGCCTTCCTACACCACAGGCTCCGCCCTCACAGATGACTCAGTCCATCTGGCTGGGGCCCAGAAACCTGTACTCGAGAAATGCTTCCCCCATTCATACAGAAGCAAGTCAGGGGTGACCCACGGTGTGTCCCAGTCTCTCACCACTGGGGTGTAGCAGGATCTCCAAGGCCCGGTCACAGTGGTGGCCCTCTGCCAGTGTGACACAGATGGTGGCTGCAGAGCTGGCATGAGGAGGGGCATCTGCCCGCAGGGCATGAGAGGGGCTCTCCAGGCCTGAGGGACACAGAGGCAGGAAGGGGAGATGCAGCCATCACACCTTCCCAGGGACAGCAACTGTTGGCAGGGGTCATGGCTGATTCAGTCAGCTCTCAAGAGTCTGATCTAAAGGGGTCAGATGGACAAGGGAGGATGTGCCTGCTTTCATGGGCAGGGAAGTAGATTCCAGCTGGGTTTCTGGCTGGTTGAAGAGTCATGCATCAGCCAGGTGCTGATTTAGCATCCACCCCCCACCTTCTGCATAAGGAAAAGGTACTTCCTCACGGGTACCGGTCCCATTGTAGTCTCTCTCTTCCCACTGGTGGGTGAGATGAGATATAAATAAATTACCTTGATAAaattaggggtgtgtgtgttaggtagAGGTGACCAGGGGATGCTCCCACTGCTAACCCAGATGTTCTTGAGGCTTGGGTCCCTGTCTTTTTGTCCTGTGTCCCTCCTATCCCTGAGCCTTATTTCCTTTCCAGTCACTACACTGGGAGGAGTGGGCATCTGAAAAGAGGGCAGGCCAGCCAGATGCACCCACCTGCAAGCAGGCATGGCCCAGTCACCAGCATCTCGAAGGAGAAGGTATATGGGGCAGGGCATCGGGCAGGGCCTGAGAACACGTCCTGAGGGGCAGCTGGCTCCTCCCACGCCAGCCCTTCCTCCTGAGGGCTGCCCACCCCGAAGCAGCTGGTGGGGCTGGAAGGGAGCATGAGGAGGGTCACTGGGCCACCGTGAAGGCCCCTAACCCCTCCGGCTGACTGGCCCCAGCCCTTCCTCACCCTTCCCATCCCCTGGGGTACCCTGCCAATGCCCCCTCACCCGCACTAGACCCAGAGAAGCCGAGGGAGGGACGAAGAGAATCACCATAGGCCCAACCTGTCGTCACAGAGCCCCGGAGGCCTGGGGGGCCCCGGCGGGCCTGGCGGGGCCAGTGGGGTGAGCACAGTGGGCAGTGCCACATGCAGCACCCCGTCAGGCCTTGAGGGCAGCTCCCGGCTGCTGTGCAGGGTCACCGTCATGGTGCCAGCCGCGGCGATAAGGCCTGTGGGCAGCACCAACGTGGACCGGGCCTGGGCCAGATCCAAGACAAGATGACCTATGATGGGTGAGAAATGGGGTCAGAGCATGCTGGaagcagagaagagggaggaagctaGAGGTGGGAGCAGGCATCGGGTCAGGGAGCCTGGGCAAAGGGGACTTTGCGTGTTGGCACTAGGCTAATGCATTGGTGACACAGGATGGAGGCATGAGATGAATGATAGCAGGAGAGGCAGACTAACTGTGGAAAGATCTGGCTGTCATCAGGCAAGAGCTCAGTGACATCCTTGCTAATGGAAGGCTGAAGAGAAGGGGCCATGTCCACTCTCAAGGCCCTGGGAATACCCACACCCTCTGCCCCTCTCCCCCTGTCTGCCTCTTTCCATTCAGCCCTTGGCCACCATCCCTTGTGGATAGACACCTCCCTGTAGCCTGGGACCCCACTCTGCTCATAAATCTCCTGCTCATGAACCATCAGGAGCTCCCCCATTGCCCACTAAGGTGGCTCCAGAATTCTCTACTCCTCCCAGGCAGGAGGAACAAAGAAGCAGGAAGCAGGCTAGAGGACATAAAGCTCCATTTGCACACTGCACACACTGTTTTATTTAGCTCCTAGGTTTATTTGGGGACTCGGGGGGCTGCTAAAGGAATAATGACCAGCCATGTACAGTGGCAGCTGTGTACACCACCGACGTGGTCTGGCCCCAGCCCACCTTCACAGCCCTACTGTACCTCACTTCCTCACAATGACCAATTGTTCATCCTTtcagtaaatacttgctgaataactgaagggaagaaaaagatggaaagagagaaagaaaggggctTCCATTCCAGCCAATTGACATAGTGGAGAGAGCACAGCATCAGGTTTTAAATATCAGCTCTGTGACCTCTAATTGAGTCCTTTGGCAACTGTCTTGTTCTGaggagcctgtttcctcatccataaagtgGGGATCATAATAACTCTGTGATTGTGGGGAGGAACAAATGAGGTATGCAAAGCACCCAACATGTAAGTCAGTGACCCCAGCTATGACTTTCAACCCCCATAACAGGAGGGAGGGGGATTATCGCCCTTCCATCCCTCATAACAGGAAGAAACCAGCATTACCCACTACTCAGGATTCAAATGAGGTGATACTAGCGATTGTAAACTGTAAATCACTGTAAATATGAGGCATTTTATTGTCATTACCCACTATAACCTACTTATAAGCATTTGCTTATACTGTTGCCCCTACCTTCCACCTGAGTCCTACCCTTTCTTGCAGACAAATGCTGGCTCTCCCTCCTTCTGGAACATTCCTGGGGCCTCACCCCAGAGCTCACTCTAGCCTCTAACCATGAGCCTCCCAACCTGCTGGGCTTATGCCAGCTCTCAACACCACCAGATTCTGTTCCTTTTCTTACCTGGATTGTAAATCCCATGGGCAGGAATCAAAGGCATgtatgaatgaatcaatgaaagaACCAGGTGCAAACACAGCACACAGCGCAGGGCTGGGCTTCTGTCCCTTCCCCAGGCACTCACTGGGTCTCATAGTGCCAGGTTCTGTGTGAGGTGCTGGGATTTGGAGATGCTCCAGCagggagacagacaggcagatCTGTGACAATGACTCCGCCTGTAAGTGCCATAATGGAGGGGGCACAAAAGGCTGGGGAGCCAGGAAACAGTGCAGCTAATTATTTGTGGGGGAGTCAGGGAGAGTTTCCCAAGGAGTGACGTTTAGTGGACCTTAAAGGACAAGTAGGAATTTGCTCAATAGAAGATGGGAAGACAGAGCAGAGAGGTAGGAAGGGACCTGTCAGTCAGTGTGGCCAGTGGCGGTGGTACCTGGTGTGTGGGATCGCGGGGAAAGGGATGGAATGGGGTGAGACTGAGGGCCTTGGCTGCTAGGCACAGGAGTCTACACTTGATCCACTGGCCCACGCGGGACCTGGCTGAGGTGTGCAGCCTAAAAAAGTAAGGGGGCGGAGGGGACCAGCTGGGGAGAAGGCTCCCTTTGCAGCCCCCTAGAGAGACCCATCTCCTGGGCTGTAAGGGCTGCTGGCGCCCCCGCAAGCCCTGTGCTGCCTGCTATGTCTGTCTCCCTGGCTGTGAACCTCAGGGTCATGTtctcccagcacctggcacaggtcAGGTGCCCAGCCCACGACTGTTGAATACGAGGATGAGCCAATGAATGCACAAGGCAGCGCCTGGAGGAAGGCGGGGGACGGGCGTAGGCCGAGCGGGTGCGGGAGCCTGAGCTGCACCGGGCCTTCAGGAGCGCAGGTGCGGGAGCGTCGGACTCACCCTGCGCGCAGCGGCGGGGCGTCGGGGTCCCCAGCCCGGGGCCCAGAGCGCGGCAGCAGGCGGCCTGCGAGCGGCGCCGGCTCTGCAGCTGGAAGGAGACGCGCCGTCCGGCGGCCTCGGCCTCGAAGCCGGACACCACCTCGGCCTCGGCCAGCGGGTACACGAACACGCCTGCGGAGGGCGGCGGGAGGTGGCGTCGGACCCCGCCCGGTTCACCCCCCTCCCCGCCCGCGCCCCACCCGGACCTCACCGTCCACCGGGTGCGGCTGCGGGTTGCGGTAGGTGAGCCGGGCCCGCACGCTAAGGCAGGGGCCGTTGGCGCAGGCCCGGACCCAGGAGTCCGTGAGCGGCAGCGGCGTCCAGCTGGAGGGGCAGTACAGGCCGGGCATGGCGCCGGGAGGCCGGCCCTACGCGAACCGGCCTGGGGAGCTGGGCGCAAGGTGACGGGGCGCCCACCCCGCGCTCCAGAGGCCAGCGCGAGAGTCTCACTCCAACGCCCGGACGGGGCCTGTCGGGGCGCGAGGCCGAGCGGGGGCTCCTGCGGGCGACAGGTGGCGGGGGAGATAAGGGGGCGGAGGGCGTGGAGGCGAGGGGGGCATCCTCACGCGTTACCTGGTCAGCCGGGCCGCGGAGGGTTAATGATTAACGCGCGCTCGGGCGCCCAGCAGTCCCGCCGAGGCTCCCCCAGGGGTGGGGGCGGTCACAGCTGTTCCACCGCCCGCTCCCAACCTCGCTGCCACCCCCGTACATGCCGGCCCCCCGGGGCTCCCCGCGGCCGCCAGCTGTCGGAAGCGGCGCGGGTGGAGATGGAAGATGCTCCGGGAGGGCGGAGGTTTAAAAGGGCCCGAATTCCACCCCCCGAGGCCTCTGGCCTGGCGAGGGACGGCGGGGGCAGGGTGGAGGGGGCGCCGAAAGGGCCTCGGTCTTTCTCTCCCTGGTGCCTCATCCGACCGGGGTGCTGGCTGGAGTGGAGGGGTTAAGGGTGGGAAGAACGAGCTGGGAAAGCGAAAAGAGGGGTTCTTCGGGAGGCAAGCCCGGGAGAGGTGTCGGGCCAGGGGAGAGTCCATGGGAGTCGCCAGGGCATCGCTTCCCACCCCGGCAGAGCTGATGTGGGAGGAGGGGGCACCTGCAGTCGCCGCGGCCCGCGCAAGGGATGCCGCGGGCTGGCTCTGGGGATCGCCCCCCTCCCAGTGGCAGCTTCAGCCTCACCGTCGCGTCCTCCGCGGATTTCTAGGCGCCCACGGGATCCGTGTGGTTAGTGCCGCCTCTGCGTCCCGGGTGGCCCTGGGTCCCGGCACCTGCCGGCCGCCAGCTAGCGACTCTGGCTGCGGCGGCTCTGAGTCCCCGCAGGGGCGCGGGCCCTGCCGGCGGTGGTCCCGCCCCCGTTCTGAGAGGCCGCCCCTCCAGCCTGCCGTAGCCCCGCCTGCTGCTGCTGCGGCGGGGCTGGCGCTCCCCCCTCCCTCGGGCGAGGTACCGCCTCCGCGCCAGCCGCGGCAGCCCGAGCCAGACTGGGCACCGCAGTGCAGGGACCGCGTTCCCGCCGCCGCACGGATCCCCGTCACTGCGGGACCGAGGCCTCAGAGACCCCACCCTTTCCATTCTTCAGGAATAAGGCGTCCTGCAAGTGCCACCCGCACTGCCGCGACCCCAGCTATCCAATAGGACGGCATCCCattccccagcccaccccaccccctgccctgggTGGCTTCCCATCGCTGCAGAGACCCTCCCTCCTGACTGCAGCGAACCTCAGCCCCCCATCACCGTCACCGCAGGACTCTTCCCGCAAGAAGCCAACCCCTTTCCTTTGCAAAGTGCTCTTCATCACCGCAGAAAACCTCCCCCATCCCTGCAGGTACTTTTAGTTCATGCAGCCACTTCAGTGACCACTCACTCCAAGCAGGGATTCTTCACCACTGCAGcgacctcctcccacccccaaacaACCGGCCTTGGCATCGCTGCAGTGCCGACTGCCCACTTCTGCTGGGGTGGGAGGGTGTGCGCGATAGCTCCGTCAGCCTGTAACCCCTTGGTCTCTTCAGTTGTGCGGGTCTTGGGAGTGAAGCCTTCCAGCCTGAAGAGCCTTCTCATGGCTGCAGACCGCCGCTTCATAGCAGTGACCCCCACCCATCACCGAAGCGCCTGAAGAGAAAACATCTCTGCTTGTCAGAAGGGCCCCTTGTTATTGGCAGACTTTGCATGTGCTTGACAATGTTATACTGTCAAAAAGTAGGAAGGTCCGGTAAACCTCTCCCAGGACCCCCGAGGGAGAGTCTGAGAgccctggggaagggaggggagatgaCCATGTTTGGGGGTCATCCATGTAAGCTTTTTGACAGATGCCACACTGAGATTCTGCAGAGAGAGCCTGAGGAGAGCTGGGGGTGGAGGACAGCCAGTAGG
Coding sequences within it:
- the VWA5B2 gene encoding von Willebrand factor A domain-containing protein 5B2 isoform X10, which translates into the protein MPGLYCPSSWTPLPLTDSWVRACANGPCLSVRARLTYRNPQPHPVDGVFVYPLAEAEVVSGFEAEAAGRRVSFQLQSRRRSQAACCRALGPGLGTPTPRRCAQGHLVLDLAQARSTLVLPTGLIAAAGTMTVTLHSSRELPSRPDGVLHVALPTVLTPLAPPGPPGPPRPPGLCDDRLGLCPTSCFGVGSPQEEGLAWEEPAAPQDVFSGPARCPAPYTFSFEMLVTGPCLLAGLESPSHALRADAPPHASSAATICVTLAEGHHCDRALEILLHPSEPHQPHLMLEGGSLSSAEYEARVRARRDFQRLQRRDSDGDRQVWFLQRRFHKDILLNPVLVLSFCPDLSSKPGHLGTATRELLFLLDGSSAAHKDAIVLAVKSLPPQTLINLAVFGTLVQPLFPESRPCSDDAVQLICESIETLKIPSGPPDVLAALDWAMGQPQHRAYPRQLFLLTAASPMAATTHRTLELMRWHRGTARCFSFGLGPTCHQLLQGLSALSRGQAYFLRPGQRLQPMLVQALRKALEPALSDISVDWFVPDTVEALLTPREIPALYPGDQLLGYCSLFRVDGFRPRPPGGQEPGWQSLGGSVFPSPEEAPSAASPGTDPTGTSEPLGTGTVSAELSSPWAAGDSERTGTDALTDPVTDPGPNPSSDTAIWRRIFQSSYIREQYVLTHCSASPEPGPGSTGSSESPGSQGPGSPEGSAPLEPPSQQGCRSLAWGEPAGSRSCPLPAPTLAPFKVGALSTEVLGRQHRAALAGRSLSSPPGRANQVPGRPRKPSLGAILDGPSPEPGQQLGQGLDDSGSLLSPAPMDWDMLMEPPFLFTAVPPSGESAPPAVPPQAPRCHVVIRGLCGEQPMCWEVGVGLETLWGPGDGSQPPSPPVREAAWDQALHRLTAASVVRDNEQLALRGGAETTADRGHARRCWLRALQTSKVSSAPSCFTCPVAVDATTREVLPGVLQVCSSEPAEPPGTPPAAHSCLDAAPLPTVVYSKGAWDSDQNGNSKCALGDAATPMEGPRRPPPRPPSRLSLGHRHKPCRPDLGQANNSEGIDHDYLPLVRLQEAPGSFRLDAPFCAAVRISQERLCRASPFAVHRASLSPTSASLPWALLGPGVGQGDSATASCSPSPSSGSEGPGQVDSGRGSDTEASEGAEGLGGTDLRGRTWATAVALAWLEHRCAAAFGEWELTAAKADCWLRAQHLPDGLDLAALKAAARGLFLLLRHWDQNLQLHLLCYSPANV